Part of the Prevotella communis genome is shown below.
GCCCGAGGTGTTGCGTATGATTCTGAGGAGTTATGCAAGGAATATATCATCAGAGGCTGCTGTATCTACAATCATCAGTGATATCCGCCAGAGCAATGAGCGTACGATGGATACCAAGACGTATGATGATTATATGGAGGCGCTGAAAGACCTGTATATCATTGAGGATATGGAGGCTTGGAATCCGAATATTCGGTCAAAGACTTCGATAAGGAGTACACCGACGAGACATTTTGTGGATACCTCTATTGCTTGTAGAAGCTTGGGTGTGAGTCCTGGTGACTTGATGAATGACTTAGAGAGTTTTGGACTGTTCTTTGAGGATTTTGCCGTGAGAGACCTGAGGGTTTATGCTGACAGGCTGGGCGGAGTGGTAAAACACTACAGGGACAATGCCGGCCTGGAGTGTGACGCAGTGGTGCATCTGGAAGATGGCCGCTGGGGTGGTATTGAGATTAAGCTGGGCGGCGATGACCTGATAAATGATGGTGCAGAGTCGCTGAAAAAACTGCGAGACAAGATAGTGGAGAAGAGTGACGAGAAGGCTCCGTCGTTCCTACTGGTGCTGACTGCCGTGGGTGGTGCATACAAGCGAGAGGACGGGGTGTTTGTGGCTCCGATTAATTTGTTGAGGCCGTAAGGATTATTAGCTATTAATGATGAACAAAGAGAAACCGGTTTTCGGAACGACAGAGTGAGGATGCCTCAAATTTGAATTATATTAAAGGCTGTAGCAATGATTGTAAGTATTGCTTCAGTAAAGAAATGGCTATCCGTTTCAAGAGGAAAACGCTGGAGAACTGGAAAGAGGGAAGGACCGGGGGGACGGGTACCTGTTTCACGAATAATAGGAGTCTGCAATAATCAATAGTTGAGAATGCCAAGGCAACTTATGGTTCATGGTTAAGGGTTCTTCGACGAGCGAAGCGACAGAGTCGAGCGCATGGTTAATGGTTCACGGTTATGACGCAAGATGAAAAGTGGATGCTAAAGTATAACGAGGTAGTCGTTTTTATAGAGACTAACCATAGAAATCCGTCACGTCACCGTTTAGAGGAGCATGATATGCTGAACTGGGTGAAGGCGAATAGGAAGGTGATGAATGCGGGGAAGATGAGGCCTGAGAGGGTGGAGGCTTTCGGGAGACTGATGGCGCTGATGGAGGAGTATAAACGGAAGAATCAATATGAATAGGATATGGAAAGTCAGCCGATGGGCTGGCTTTTCTTGGTTTATATAAATTACTATCAATTTTATTCTGTATTTGAGAGATTTAGTTGTTATATAATGTTAAATATATAAGGCGATTCTTTCTAATTCTTTCCAATCCTTGCAAGATTGGAAAGTTTTTTCTATTTTTGCTGCAAAAATTTTATATATGAGTATAATAGAACCCCCTCCCCAAATAGATGATCAGGAGTTGTTCGATTCTGTAGTCAATCCTCCCCATGAAGATGTTGCAGCATTGGTGGATAAGATAAATGAGGAATATGAGTATTGGGATACTATTAAGTACAAAAAGAGTACAGAAAAGTGTTCTTCTGAGAAGTTGTGGGCTTATGTAAAGGTCTCTAGAATGAGGAATATGATTAGTGTGTGGCCTCAATTCAATATGTTTCTAGGTGTTACTAACCAAATGCAACGTATATGTCATGAGCTTGACATGAACTTTGGGGGTTCGTGGGGTACGAGTTCCATAATTTCTGGAGACTGCAAAGAGAGATACTTGGTCAGTTCGTTGATGGAAGAGGCAATATTCTCTAGCCAGATGGAAGGGGCTGCTACTACCAGACAGGTGGCTAAGGAAATGCTTCGTAAGAAGATGACTCCAAAGGATAAGTCGCAACAGATGATAGCCAACAATTATCAGACAATCCAGTTCGTTGTTCAGAATCAAGATACACCTTTGACTGTAGAACTATTACAACGCATTCATCGTCTGATGACTGAAAAAACATTAGATAATCCTGAGGATGCGGGACGATTCCGTTCGAACGACGATGTGGTGGTAGAAAACGGTATTACCCACGAAATAGTGCATCGTCCACCTTCATACACAGAGATACCTTCTTTTGTAAAAGACCTGTGTAGATTCTTTAATGATGAGAAACCAAAGGTCTTTATCCATCCGATTATCCGAGGGATTATTATTCATTTTATGGTTGCTTATATGCATCCATTTGTTGATGGTAATGGAAGAACTGCTCGAGCTCTCTTCTATTGGTATATGCTGAAGCAGAAGTATTGGCTGACGGAATATCTTTCTATATCAAGGGTTATTGCAAATTCGAAGAAGTCGTATGAGAAGTCTTTCTTGTATACAGAAGCAGATGGTAATGATATGGGGTATTTCGTAACATATAATCTGAGAGTGTTAAATACCTCGTTTAAACAGTTGCAACGTTATCTGAAAAGAAAACAGGATGAAAAGAAAGCTGCAAATACGTTCCTACAATTAGGAGATATTAATGACCGACAGGCTCAGATTATTAAGATGTTTGTTGATAATCCGAAGGAAGTTATCACTGTTAAAGATATTCAAAGTAAATACTTAATTAGTGCTACGACTGCAAAGTGTGATATTATGGGGCTTGTGAATCGTGGTCTAATTGATGAGTTTGCCTTTAATAAGGTTAAGAGAGGTTATGTGAGAAGTGATAAGTTTGAAGATGCTGTCAAACCATTCTTAAAGTAATTCTTTCCAATGTTTAAAGAATTGGAAAGGATTGGAAAGGAATAGAATATTGAACGGTTCTCTGACTAAGATAGGTAAAATGGTTGAAGTGTTACAACCTTATTCAGAATATTTTGAAACACTACGGCTAATTCATCTATTAGCCGTAGTTTTTTGCTTTAGTCATTTTTTGTAGAATTGGGCGTACCACTCGGCGAAGTGGCGGAGACCTTCGCGGAGGGTGATCTTCGGGGTGAAGCCGTAGTCGCGCTCAAGGGCGGTGGCGTCGGCATAGGTAGTGGGGACGTCGCCGGGTTGCATGGGGACGAGCTGTTTGTGGGCCTCGAAGTCGAAGTCCTGGGGGAGGACGCCGGCACGGACGAGTTCTTCCTGAAGGATGGTGACGAAGTCGAGGAGGTTCTCGGGTTGGCCGCCACCGATGTTATACACGGCATAGGGTGGGATGGGGAGGCCGTCGTCGCCCTTCTTGCGCTCGGGGGCGCCTTGCATCACGCGTACGATGCCTTCTACGATGTCATCGACATAGGTGAAGTCGCGACGGCAGTTGCCGTAGTTGTAGATCTGGATGGTATCGCCCTTGAGGAGTTTGTTGGTGAAGCCGAAATAGGCCATATCGGGACGGCCGGCAGGACCATAAACGGTGAAGAAGCGTAGGCCGGTAGAGGGGATGTCGTAGAGCTTACTGTAGCAGTGGGCCATGAGCTCGTTGGACTTCTTGGTGGCTGCATAGAGGGACACGGGGTTATCTACGCGGTCGTCGGTAGAGAATGGGACTTTCTTGTTGCCGCCATAGACGCTGGAAGACGAGGCGTAAACCAAGTGCTCAACGGGGTGGTTGCGGCAGGCCTCAAGGATGTTGTAGAAGCCGATGAGATTGGACTGGATGTAGGCATCGGGGTTGGTGATGCTATAGCGGACACCTGCCTGGGCGGCGAGGTTTACCACCACATCAAAGTGGTACTGATCGAAGAGTTTATCGATCAAAGGTTTGTCGGCAATGTCGCCCTTGATAAATTGATAATTGCAACCTTCTGGTTTCAGGGCCTCCAACTCTTTGAGGCGTGATTCTTTTAACGATACATCGTAGTAATCGTTCATGTTGTCGATATTCACGATGGTAGCGCCTGAGAGGTCCTTGAAGAGGCGCTTCACAAGGTTGCTGCCAATGAAACCGGCTGCACCGGTTACAAGGATTGTTTTGTTGTTTAAATCTATTTGTTGCATAATGTTACTATTTTAATCGATAAAGCGGGCTCCGTCGTCGGGCTTAACCCAGAAGACTTGGAAGGTGCGTTCGTACTCAGGGAACTGGGCGAGGTAGCGCTCGGTGAGGACTTTCTCGATTTCTGCTTTGTGGGCAGGGTCGACCAAGGCGATGCAGGCGCCTTTGAAGCCGGCACCAGAGAAGCGACCGCCATAGACTCCGGGGAGGGAACGCATGATTTCGTAGATGGCGATGAGCTCGGGGGAGCCGCACTCGTAGTTGTGGATGCTGGACTCGCAACTGTCGAACGAGAGCTTTCCGAAGAGCTTGAGGTTGCCTGTTTCCCAGGCTGTGACACCCTGGCGCACACGACGGTATTCGCTGTAGAAGTGCTCTGCACGGCGGGCGAAGCGGGCGGGCATGGCGATGCGGGTCTTGTCGAAGGTGGCCTTGGGGATATCGCGCAGGAAGGTCTTATCGAAGGTTTTCAGGGGCTGCTCGGTATAGGCGAGCATGTTCCATGCGGCGGTCTTGCATTCGTAGACACGGAGGTTGTAATCGGAATTGACAAGGCTTCGGGTCAGACCACTGAAGAAGATTCCAATCTCAAAAGGTAATTGAGAATTGACAATTGACAATTGAGAATTTTCTGTTGATTGCTGTTGGCCGCCAAAAGGTATCAGGCGGTATTCGTTAGAATCGCAATCTAGGAACAGGAGCTGATTCTTCTTGCCCAGGGCGATACAGGCCTGGTCGAGTAGACCGTTGTTCAGTCCGATATACTCGCGCTCGGCCTCGGAAGCGATCTTTACGACCTCGAAGGGCTGGAGGGTGATATCATTGGCCTTGGCAAAAGCCATAACGTAGGCGATGAGTACTGCTGCTGATGAGCTGAGACCGCCTACGGGCAGGGAGCCCTGGATGACACCGGTGATGCCTCGCTTGAGTTCAAAGCGTTTTTTGAGGGCATATTTGGCTCCACGGGCATAGTCGCCCCAATGGCGCTCGCGCACCTGAGAGGGTGCGTCAATATCGAAGTCTACAATGCCCTCGAAGGTCTTGGATTCAAGGTGTACATGGCCGTCGTCGGCTACATCGAACCAGAGGTCGACGCCCTTGTCGATGGCGAAACCTGTGACCAGACCATGCTGGTGGTCAACATGGGCGCCCAAGGGACATACGCGGTAGGGCGAGAAAATGTGATACTGCATAGGTGATAATTATTGATTTAGATGCAAAAGTACATAATATTTCAAAAACCACAAAAAAATATCCAGTTTTTCTAGGATTAATGCTGATGTTTGGTAATTAATTCGTATCTTTGGAGCCCGTTTTATTTAAAAGAACACTGATTTACAATGAAGAATATTGTTATTGCGGCTGGTTATGCCACGAGGCTGGGTGAGTTGACAAAGAATTTCCCGAAGCCTTTGCTGAAGATAGGTGAGAACACGATTCTGGGTAGGATGCTCGATGATATAGATAAGATTCCGGAGATCACGGAACATATTATTATCTCAAATCATCGCTTCGCTCCCATTTTCGAAAGATGGCAGAAGGAAGAGGGAAGATGGCAGAAGCCCATCACGATTGTGGATGACGGGACGGAGACGAATGAGACGCGTCTAGGTGCGGTGTGTGATTTGTTGTTTGCGATGGATAAGTTGAGTATTGATGACGATATGCTGGTGGTGGCAGCGGATAACTTGCTGTTCTTCTCATTCCAGGAGTTTGTGGACTTTGCAAAGGAGAAGGGCACGAGTTGTATCATGTGTCATGAGCAGCCTTCAATAGAGAAGTTGCAGCGCACGGGTGTGGTGGAACTCGACGAAAACAATAAAGTGCTGGGCATGGAGGAGAAACCTCAGGTGCCTAAGAGTCATTGGGCTGTGCCACCATTCTACATCTATCTGAAGAAGGATTTGGACTTGGTGCGTCATTCAGTGGAGAATGGTTGCGGCAAGGATGCGCCGGGTAACCTGGCACACTATATGGTGGAGCATACGACGATGCATGCATGGCCGATGAGTGCCGGACGGTTCGACATAGGGTCATTAGACACCTATTACGAAGCGGTTGAGAAATACGGCAAGTAACGAATACGATTTCATGAAGACAATATTAGTTACAGGAAGTGCTGGATTTATCGGTTCGCGGGGATGACAGGGGACGGTACCTGTCAGAATCAGAAAAAAACAGAAATAACCCTTTTCGATGTTTGAAGCTCCTGCAGAGCTCTAGTGATAAGTGGTATGGACTTGGCTTTAAGAGCGAGCTCTTATGCCCACTCCATGCCACTTATCGCAATAACTACCGTTATTACAAGCATCGAAAAGAAAAAACAACGGCTTTGAAAGCCTGAAAAACAATTTTTCTTGAACATATAATTACCACTAATTAAACCATTAATTTCTCATTAATTGGCTCGCGCTAAAGCGTGAGTAAGATATGGTCGCCTAAAGGCTCAAAATTCTAAGAAAATCAATTAAAAAAATTATAAGGACCTAAAGGTCCGGAAATGAGGGAGTCGCTAAAGCGAGAAATCGAGTTCTACTCGCTTCGCTCGTCGAAGAAATCATACAAATTGATTCAAAATCTAACAAATTAATAGGGTTGAAAAAAAACAGAAATAACCCTTTCTGATGTTTGTAGCTCTTATCAGAGCCTGTGTGCTAAGTGGTGTGGGTGTGTCTTTAAGAACTCTTACGCCATGCCCATAACACTTATCACGTAACTGCGTTATTACAAACACCTGAAAGAAAAAACAACGGCTTTGCAAGCCTGAAAAATCATTGTAGAGTAAAATATACCTGTGATCCGCTTGGGGGCCAACCCCAAGACCCCAAAATTTAAAAAGGTAACCGCTAACTAAGTTGAAGTACTTGGTTAGCGGTTATTTGCTATCGGAAATGAATAAAAAGGTTATAGGGTTATTACTATTTGCAGATGTTTTCGTATATTTGTCAGGGAAAATATATGAAGGTTTTAATTTGCATACCATGTGGGGACTATATGCTGATAAGGGGTATGGGGCCTGTTTAGTATTTGATAAAAATAAACTGAAACTTGCTGAAGGAGATTATGCAAGAGATGTTGAATACATGGATTATGTGCTC
Proteins encoded:
- a CDS encoding DUF2971 domain-containing protein → MNKKVIGLLLFADVFVYLSGKIYEGFNLHTMWGLYADKGYGACLVFDKNKLKLAEGDYARDVEYMDYVLPDYAFRNKSKKGLK
- a CDS encoding ATP-binding protein, with amino-acid sequence MYYERLIEEQIALKLRTSGAVVVAGPKFCGKTTTCMLYQKSFVKLNTKQAIAMARMNPKAVLVGENPRLIDEWQKAPDIWNQVKDDLDFNYEFGKYILTGSSTPADKTEVHHSGAGRIAPLNMRPMTLWESKESKGTVSLKDLFEGGENFPWDMNQDFTLEDVAFLLCRGGWPIAVLAPRDIALEITKNYYNGLFVFEDSENERFRNKKPEVLRMILRSYARNISSEAAVSTIISDIRQSNERTMDTKTYDDYMEALKDLYIIEDMEAWNPNIRSKTSIRSTPTRHFVDTSIACRSLGVSPGDLMNDLESFGLFFEDFAVRDLRVYADRLGGVVKHYRDNAGLECDAVVHLEDGRWGGIEIKLGGDDLINDGAESLKKLRDKIVEKSDEKAPSFLLVLTAVGGAYKREDGVFVAPINLLRP
- a CDS encoding helicase associated domain-containing protein, with the protein product MTQDEKWMLKYNEVVVFIETNHRNPSRHRLEEHDMLNWVKANRKVMNAGKMRPERVEAFGRLMALMEEYKRKNQYE
- a CDS encoding NAD-dependent epimerase/dehydratase family protein — encoded protein: MQQIDLNNKTILVTGAAGFIGSNLVKRLFKDLSGATIVNIDNMNDYYDVSLKESRLKELEALKPEGCNYQFIKGDIADKPLIDKLFDQYHFDVVVNLAAQAGVRYSITNPDAYIQSNLIGFYNILEACRNHPVEHLVYASSSSVYGGNKKVPFSTDDRVDNPVSLYAATKKSNELMAHCYSKLYDIPSTGLRFFTVYGPAGRPDMAYFGFTNKLLKGDTIQIYNYGNCRRDFTYVDDIVEGIVRVMQGAPERKKGDDGLPIPPYAVYNIGGGQPENLLDFVTILQEELVRAGVLPQDFDFEAHKQLVPMQPGDVPTTYADATALERDYGFTPKITLREGLRHFAEWYAQFYKK
- a CDS encoding nucleotidyltransferase family protein, which codes for MKNIVIAAGYATRLGELTKNFPKPLLKIGENTILGRMLDDIDKIPEITEHIIISNHRFAPIFERWQKEEGRWQKPITIVDDGTETNETRLGAVCDLLFAMDKLSIDDDMLVVAADNLLFFSFQEFVDFAKEKGTSCIMCHEQPSIEKLQRTGVVELDENNKVLGMEEKPQVPKSHWAVPPFYIYLKKDLDLVRHSVENGCGKDAPGNLAHYMVEHTTMHAWPMSAGRFDIGSLDTYYEAVEKYGK
- a CDS encoding Fic family protein, whose protein sequence is MSIIEPPPQIDDQELFDSVVNPPHEDVAALVDKINEEYEYWDTIKYKKSTEKCSSEKLWAYVKVSRMRNMISVWPQFNMFLGVTNQMQRICHELDMNFGGSWGTSSIISGDCKERYLVSSLMEEAIFSSQMEGAATTRQVAKEMLRKKMTPKDKSQQMIANNYQTIQFVVQNQDTPLTVELLQRIHRLMTEKTLDNPEDAGRFRSNDDVVVENGITHEIVHRPPSYTEIPSFVKDLCRFFNDEKPKVFIHPIIRGIIIHFMVAYMHPFVDGNGRTARALFYWYMLKQKYWLTEYLSISRVIANSKKSYEKSFLYTEADGNDMGYFVTYNLRVLNTSFKQLQRYLKRKQDEKKAANTFLQLGDINDRQAQIIKMFVDNPKEVITVKDIQSKYLISATTAKCDIMGLVNRGLIDEFAFNKVKRGYVRSDKFEDAVKPFLK
- a CDS encoding galactokinase family protein yields the protein MQYHIFSPYRVCPLGAHVDHQHGLVTGFAIDKGVDLWFDVADDGHVHLESKTFEGIVDFDIDAPSQVRERHWGDYARGAKYALKKRFELKRGITGVIQGSLPVGGLSSSAAVLIAYVMAFAKANDITLQPFEVVKIASEAEREYIGLNNGLLDQACIALGKKNQLLFLDCDSNEYRLIPFGGQQQSTENSQLSIVNSQLPFEIGIFFSGLTRSLVNSDYNLRVYECKTAAWNMLAYTEQPLKTFDKTFLRDIPKATFDKTRIAMPARFARRAEHFYSEYRRVRQGVTAWETGNLKLFGKLSFDSCESSIHNYECGSPELIAIYEIMRSLPGVYGGRFSGAGFKGACIALVDPAHKAEIEKVLTERYLAQFPEYERTFQVFWVKPDDGARFID